One window from the genome of Sulfodiicoccus acidiphilus encodes:
- a CDS encoding DEAD/DEAH box helicase, with translation MIENLSENVKRALRDMGFKEPTAVQSVVIPMLLQGESVLVQARTGSGKTAAYGVPLVELGRPGLVVVPTRELARQTSFEIKRIGKYARTKVGTVFGGVGYGGQAEECEAEVVVGTPGRLLDLWGKGWLDLQRFSFVVIDEADTMLDMGFIEDVEEILVNTARDVVGFFSATIPRPVESVARKYAEAKVVRLTAGTDYEVADVGQRFVRVRDRWTSKVTALVSDVEPNTVVFVNTKARAEELFYELRRRGLSVTKLHGDLPQTVRNRNMDLFRSGRYDVLVATDLGARGINVMSLRKVINFDVPRDPLLYIHRIGRTGRLNNSGEAITYYTGEDEEAVKKIKQVINA, from the coding sequence ATGATAGAAAACCTCTCAGAGAATGTAAAGAGAGCTCTTAGGGACATGGGCTTCAAAGAGCCAACTGCGGTACAGTCGGTCGTGATTCCCATGCTTCTGCAGGGCGAAAGCGTTCTAGTTCAAGCGCGAACTGGTAGCGGTAAGACCGCAGCTTATGGAGTTCCGTTAGTCGAACTTGGTAGGCCTGGGCTAGTGGTAGTTCCCACCCGCGAACTGGCGAGACAAACTTCCTTTGAGATAAAAAGGATAGGAAAATATGCGAGAACTAAGGTAGGAACAGTATTCGGAGGGGTCGGCTACGGAGGACAGGCTGAGGAATGTGAAGCTGAAGTAGTAGTGGGCACTCCAGGTAGACTTCTAGACCTTTGGGGTAAAGGGTGGTTGGACCTTCAGAGGTTCTCTTTTGTAGTAATCGATGAAGCGGACACCATGCTCGATATGGGTTTCATAGAGGACGTTGAGGAGATTCTCGTGAACACCGCTAGGGACGTTGTGGGTTTCTTCTCAGCCACTATTCCTAGACCAGTGGAGAGCGTAGCTAGGAAGTACGCCGAGGCCAAGGTGGTGAGGCTTACTGCAGGAACAGACTACGAGGTAGCCGACGTAGGTCAAAGATTCGTGCGGGTGAGGGATAGATGGACAAGCAAGGTTACTGCTCTGGTCAGCGATGTTGAACCTAACACCGTAGTATTTGTTAATACCAAAGCTAGGGCGGAGGAACTCTTCTACGAACTTAGGCGTCGAGGACTATCAGTAACTAAGTTGCATGGAGACCTCCCACAGACGGTAAGGAACAGGAACATGGACCTTTTCCGGTCAGGCAGATACGACGTTCTAGTGGCTACTGACCTAGGCGCTAGAGGGATAAACGTGATGTCCTTACGTAAAGTGATCAACTTCGATGTGCCTAGAGATCCGTTACTTTACATCCACAGAATAGGAAGAACCGGTAGGCTAAACAACAGCGGAGAGGCGATAACTTACTACACAGG
- a CDS encoding zinc ribbon domain-containing protein, giving the protein MWQAKKCGVLVEFVNPKYSSVSCPKCGQRTEEKGYLWFKCTCGREDDRDVAAANLNGRGPPTLSTAPQGCNPESVGGNPRHSWRGGSQILRS; this is encoded by the coding sequence ATGTGGCAAGCGAAGAAGTGTGGCGTTCTAGTTGAGTTCGTTAACCCTAAATACTCTTCCGTCTCGTGTCCCAAGTGTGGGCAAAGAACGGAAGAAAAGGGGTACCTTTGGTTTAAGTGCACTTGTGGTCGCGAGGACGACCGCGATGTCGCAGCGGCGAACCTGAACGGGAGGGGTCCTCCGACCCTCTCGACCGCCCCTCAGGGATGTAACCCCGAATCGGTGGGGGGGAACCCTCGCCATTCGTGGCGGGGAGGAAGTCAGATTCTTCGAAGCTAA
- a CDS encoding PLP-dependent aminotransferase family protein: MVSRIGKEIELSPVEMASRYSSRALYNLAAGSPDPSTIPVGEIMNSYDRVLSDLGPRALGYPGAGGQESLVKEIENFLPFLGLSIRKGERLVVTSGAQHAIELIAKYLLENEVVVAENPTFVETLTPMKLRSSVVLPVSLDERGMSVDELESLTRTVKVSIVYIIPNCHNPAGVTTCLERRKRLAELAEERNFYILEDDPYRPISTGVPPPVKSFDNNGRVIYVSTFSKILAPGLRIGFILANQEVAEKLALLEQNDFSTSTINQYVVADLLKRGVIQGRTEQLSSHYGRKMKILVESLRENRLDDFNPPSCGFFLLLNLHKDADSVFHTALTKGLLFVPAGPFFLRGGETYARLSVAVAQEEHIVKGVRVLKEVLSQD, encoded by the coding sequence ATGGTCTCTAGGATCGGTAAGGAAATAGAGTTATCACCTGTGGAGATGGCGTCGAGGTATAGCTCTAGGGCGCTATACAACTTGGCTGCAGGCTCGCCCGATCCCTCGACCATCCCAGTGGGAGAAATAATGAACTCATACGACAGGGTCCTGAGCGACCTCGGGCCTCGAGCTCTAGGTTATCCAGGAGCCGGAGGTCAGGAATCTCTAGTAAAGGAAATAGAGAACTTTCTGCCTTTCTTAGGACTATCGATAAGAAAGGGAGAAAGGCTCGTCGTAACGAGTGGTGCGCAACATGCAATAGAGTTGATCGCTAAGTACCTGCTTGAGAACGAGGTAGTAGTCGCCGAGAATCCAACCTTCGTAGAGACCCTCACTCCCATGAAGTTAAGGAGCTCCGTAGTCCTACCTGTCTCTCTAGATGAAAGGGGAATGTCAGTAGATGAATTGGAATCTCTAACTAGGACTGTGAAAGTTTCTATAGTTTACATAATTCCCAACTGCCACAATCCAGCAGGTGTCACGACGTGTTTAGAGAGAAGAAAGAGGTTGGCGGAGTTGGCAGAGGAGCGGAACTTCTACATACTTGAAGACGATCCCTACAGGCCAATATCCACTGGGGTTCCCCCTCCAGTTAAGTCCTTCGATAACAACGGTAGAGTGATTTACGTGAGCACCTTCAGTAAGATTCTCGCGCCAGGGCTGAGGATAGGCTTCATTTTAGCAAATCAGGAAGTAGCTGAGAAGTTAGCCCTGCTCGAGCAGAACGATTTCTCAACGTCCACCATCAATCAATACGTTGTAGCTGACCTCTTGAAAAGGGGAGTGATCCAAGGCAGGACAGAGCAACTAAGCTCTCACTACGGAAGGAAGATGAAGATCCTTGTAGAATCTCTTAGGGAAAACAGATTGGACGACTTCAATCCTCCGTCCTGTGGTTTCTTTTTGCTCCTAAATCTACATAAGGACGCTGATAGTGTCTTTCATACTGCGCTGACGAAAGGACTTCTTTTCGTTCCAGCTGGGCCGTTCTTTCTTAGAGGGGGAGAGACTTACGCAAGACTAAGTGTTGCAGTAGCACAAGAGGAGCACATTGTTAAGGGAGTGAGAGTATTGAAAGAAGTCCTTTCACAGGACTAA
- a CDS encoding ornithine cyclodeaminase family protein, translating to MIVLRETDVEKLLTYKEIFDVLEKAFLEQAEGATINTPRTRTSIAGATLSIQAAGIWNYLGFKAYISGKFQPNFVSLLFDASSGELVALVESDLMGRMRTAALSVLGAKYMANNLGSVSIIGLGRQGMAQVEAFHELTGASLKIFSRTKERIFEAERVFEEKGIRVKVASSYTDACEGADVVVTITNSQAPFLKSSMLPQGVHVNAFGSNVPSRAEVFPDLIKASSVIAVEDLEQVRLESGDFVLAEKMNMMEWEKVVPFSSVVARKVGRSSKEQVTMFKSVGIGLEDVSVMKVLLEKAVKSGGREEVKVRGTWSLGSVRK from the coding sequence TTGATAGTCCTTAGGGAGACCGACGTAGAGAAGCTACTTACCTATAAGGAGATTTTTGATGTGCTCGAGAAGGCGTTCTTAGAGCAAGCTGAAGGTGCCACTATTAATACTCCTAGGACCAGAACGTCCATAGCTGGAGCTACGTTAAGTATCCAAGCTGCGGGAATTTGGAATTACTTGGGCTTCAAGGCCTACATTAGCGGCAAGTTTCAGCCCAACTTCGTGTCGTTACTATTCGACGCATCTAGTGGGGAGTTAGTAGCCCTGGTCGAGTCGGATTTAATGGGAAGAATGAGGACCGCCGCCCTATCTGTGCTGGGAGCTAAGTACATGGCTAATAACCTCGGTTCGGTCTCCATAATTGGACTTGGTAGACAGGGAATGGCCCAGGTGGAGGCGTTTCACGAGTTAACTGGAGCAAGTCTAAAGATCTTCTCTAGGACCAAGGAGAGGATATTCGAGGCCGAGAGGGTATTCGAGGAGAAAGGAATAAGAGTAAAGGTGGCGTCCAGCTACACCGATGCCTGTGAGGGGGCCGATGTAGTAGTAACAATAACGAACTCCCAAGCACCTTTCTTGAAAAGTAGCATGTTACCTCAAGGAGTTCACGTCAACGCCTTCGGGTCTAACGTACCGTCTAGGGCTGAGGTCTTTCCAGACTTAATAAAAGCGTCAAGTGTAATAGCAGTGGAGGACTTGGAGCAGGTGAGGTTAGAGTCAGGAGACTTCGTACTTGCCGAAAAGATGAATATGATGGAGTGGGAGAAGGTTGTTCCTTTCTCTTCTGTCGTAGCTAGGAAGGTAGGCAGGAGCTCCAAAGAGCAAGTGACCATGTTTAAGTCGGTGGGGATAGGGCTAGAGGACGTAAGTGTCATGAAGGTTTTGCTTGAGAAGGCGGTGAAAAGTGGGGGTCGAGAGGAGGTAAAGGTGAGGGGGACATGGTCTCTAGGATCGGTAAGGAAATAG
- a CDS encoding translation initiation factor aIF-1A — MPKKTQDNTTPREIPRPAEGEVICVVKKTLGGDHLSVRCFDGVERLARIPGRMKKKVWMREGDVILAAPWDIQSNKCDVVYKYGNDEVRKLIEFGVIDPNILDQLRG; from the coding sequence TTGCCTAAGAAAACACAAGATAACACTACTCCCCGCGAGATACCAAGACCCGCTGAGGGAGAAGTCATTTGTGTAGTGAAGAAAACTCTAGGAGGAGATCACCTGTCCGTGAGGTGTTTCGACGGAGTGGAGCGTCTAGCCAGGATACCAGGGAGAATGAAAAAGAAAGTGTGGATGAGGGAGGGAGATGTCATCTTAGCTGCTCCCTGGGACATCCAAAGCAACAAGTGTGACGTTGTGTACAAGTATGGTAATGATGAAGTAAGGAAGTTGATAGAGTTCGGGGTAATAGACCCCAATATACTCGATCAACTTAGAGGTTGA
- a CDS encoding serine protein kinase RIO yields the protein MNPIVKRSQRRRKDEDNVKVVDSALDSRTAQAILEIMRKLRLRRVLGSIASGKEARIYPAIDEAEKYYALKVYYMATATSKRSTIKYIQGDPRFDGVSLGDTKELIYTWAKKEFKNLIRMAGAGVRVPQPFVLVRNVVAMEFLGDGPARAPLLRELDPSLIDAALYLKLIEQVELTVTKARLVHGDLSEYNVVIVRGEPYLIDVGQALPVEHDKAEEMLIRDLSNLNRFFERLGIETVEVEETAKDLLKRAGSLTS from the coding sequence TTGAACCCCATAGTAAAGAGGAGCCAAAGAAGGAGGAAGGACGAGGATAATGTAAAGGTAGTTGACTCTGCACTCGATAGCAGGACCGCTCAGGCTATCTTGGAGATCATGCGGAAGCTCAGGTTGAGGAGGGTCTTGGGATCAATAGCCTCTGGTAAAGAGGCGCGAATCTATCCGGCAATAGACGAGGCAGAGAAATACTATGCTCTGAAGGTTTACTACATGGCAACAGCCACGAGTAAGAGAAGCACTATCAAGTATATCCAAGGAGATCCGCGATTCGACGGAGTGAGCCTTGGAGATACGAAGGAACTGATATATACGTGGGCCAAGAAGGAGTTCAAGAACCTCATAAGAATGGCTGGAGCGGGAGTGAGAGTCCCCCAGCCCTTTGTCCTCGTAAGGAATGTCGTAGCCATGGAGTTCCTAGGTGACGGGCCTGCTCGGGCTCCTCTCCTAAGGGAGCTTGATCCTTCTTTGATAGACGCCGCACTGTATCTGAAACTGATAGAGCAGGTCGAACTCACAGTAACCAAAGCTAGGCTGGTCCACGGAGATCTGAGCGAATATAATGTTGTGATTGTCCGGGGAGAGCCTTACCTCATAGACGTTGGTCAAGCTTTGCCAGTAGAACACGATAAGGCAGAGGAGATGTTGATAAGGGACCTAAGTAACTTAAACAGGTTCTTCGAGAGGCTAGGTATAGAGACCGTTGAAGTCGAGGAGACAGCTAAGGACTTACTGAAAAGGGCGGGGAGTCTTACCTCTTAA
- a CDS encoding glycosyltransferase family 4 protein, which produces MSSIAINSQTPPIRFDVNYREILERYDARDLPLDVSKLEPSDYTLTVGGVAKMMLGMISKGRFSRVRWVSLGPGYPPSVKMGEVEVHFIDLDPSTLRHYTNFKEGLYNEAHGVRRYDMSPKDYIAYATYNWMSSQKLLEFYDDTDLYFINDFQQLLIGGIIGPSAPTVLWYHIPVAVERLSPKIRDFLLKSFEGFDEVIVSTKRDLESLVRAGARVKARQVYPFIDVDQMTTPNRAEVDEVSAKFNLKPDDKVIVVVGRMDPIKSQDVAIKAMNKVEGKLVLVGNGSFTSKSLGYNKASSWASKLKALVRELKLEDKVIFTGYVEDHQLNALYQRADVVLLPSNVEGFGLVACEGWAYEKPAVVSSGAGVSELVLEGVNGYVFRAGDHEELARKLELAFKDPDRMGKVGKETVRKCSVEAALERLKEVFSDAMAGYVKR; this is translated from the coding sequence ATGTCTTCAATTGCAATAAACAGCCAGACTCCTCCAATTAGGTTCGACGTAAACTATAGAGAGATCTTGGAAAGGTACGATGCGAGAGACCTACCTCTCGACGTCTCTAAACTCGAACCATCTGACTACACCCTCACTGTTGGGGGGGTCGCGAAAATGATGTTAGGTATGATATCCAAAGGAAGATTCTCTAGAGTTAGGTGGGTTTCCTTAGGACCAGGCTACCCTCCGTCAGTTAAGATGGGAGAAGTCGAAGTGCACTTCATAGACCTCGACCCCTCTACGTTAAGGCACTACACTAATTTCAAAGAGGGCCTTTACAATGAGGCCCACGGTGTAAGGAGATACGATATGAGCCCCAAGGACTACATAGCGTACGCCACCTACAACTGGATGTCGTCCCAGAAGCTGCTCGAGTTCTACGATGATACAGACCTATACTTCATCAACGACTTTCAACAGCTCCTCATAGGGGGGATAATAGGACCCTCGGCTCCGACAGTCCTATGGTACCACATACCTGTTGCCGTAGAGAGACTAAGTCCAAAAATAAGGGATTTCCTGCTCAAGTCCTTTGAGGGCTTCGACGAAGTAATAGTAAGCACCAAGAGAGACCTTGAGAGCCTAGTGAGGGCTGGAGCCAGAGTAAAGGCGAGGCAAGTGTATCCGTTTATTGACGTGGACCAGATGACCACTCCTAATAGAGCTGAGGTGGATGAGGTGTCGGCTAAGTTCAACCTGAAACCAGACGACAAGGTAATAGTAGTGGTAGGAAGAATGGATCCAATAAAGAGTCAAGACGTCGCGATAAAGGCGATGAACAAAGTGGAGGGCAAACTCGTGCTGGTGGGGAACGGTAGTTTCACGTCGAAGTCCCTAGGATACAATAAGGCTAGTTCATGGGCTTCTAAGCTAAAGGCGCTAGTTAGGGAACTTAAACTTGAGGATAAAGTGATCTTCACAGGCTACGTCGAGGATCATCAACTCAACGCCCTATACCAGAGAGCTGACGTAGTTCTCCTCCCCTCTAATGTAGAGGGTTTCGGGCTAGTGGCTTGTGAGGGCTGGGCCTACGAGAAACCTGCTGTTGTGAGTTCTGGGGCCGGAGTCAGTGAGTTAGTCTTAGAGGGAGTCAATGGTTACGTGTTCAGGGCTGGTGATCATGAAGAGCTGGCCCGTAAATTGGAGCTAGCCTTCAAAGATCCAGACAGGATGGGAAAGGTAGGTAAAGAAACGGTAAGGAAATGTTCTGTTGAAGCCGCGCTAGAGAGGTTAAAGGAGGTCTTCTCTGATGCAATGGCTGGATACGTTAAGAGGTAA
- a CDS encoding M24 family metallopeptidase, giving the protein MDRIARLREKMMVKGIDYVLLGPNSDCFYLTSFREEQMERPLLFVVSLDDHFFLAPKLYDEQITQLGYRVEAYGDGEDPFSKLTLERGRSVYLDDWLPTFISLSIVERYGPSKVGRASELLSPMRAVKDEDEIALMETAVRVSEKVLEEVLPTIKEGLSEKHVSRLIENKARELGSQGPSFEPIVTSGPNTSMPHMRSTDRKLKNGDPIVLDYGIRWKGYNTDTTRTVFLSRPSAEVERIYNVVKEAQSIAEERVRSGMSGAEADSLARTVISRAGLGQFFIHRTGHGIGIDVHEPPYISKDNEEPLVDGNVFTVEPGVYLPGKLGVRIEDMVILRGRAQVMNSLSKEILVL; this is encoded by the coding sequence GTGGACAGGATAGCCAGACTTAGGGAAAAGATGATGGTGAAGGGGATTGACTATGTGTTGCTAGGCCCTAATAGCGACTGTTTTTACTTGACGTCCTTCAGAGAAGAGCAGATGGAGAGGCCTCTCCTCTTCGTGGTATCACTGGATGACCACTTCTTTCTGGCTCCTAAACTCTACGACGAGCAGATAACGCAGCTCGGCTATAGAGTCGAGGCATACGGAGATGGTGAAGATCCCTTTTCTAAACTTACCCTAGAACGGGGAAGGAGCGTCTACCTGGACGATTGGCTCCCTACGTTTATTTCACTTTCAATAGTAGAGCGTTACGGTCCATCCAAGGTCGGTCGGGCGTCTGAGTTACTTTCTCCAATGCGCGCTGTTAAGGACGAAGATGAAATAGCGTTAATGGAAACTGCAGTGAGGGTGTCAGAAAAGGTTCTGGAGGAGGTTCTTCCTACCATAAAGGAGGGATTGTCGGAGAAACATGTCTCAAGGTTGATAGAGAACAAAGCAAGAGAGTTGGGAAGTCAAGGCCCCTCGTTCGAGCCCATCGTGACTTCAGGGCCAAACACCTCAATGCCTCACATGCGGTCAACTGATAGAAAATTAAAGAATGGAGATCCCATAGTACTAGATTACGGGATAAGGTGGAAAGGCTACAACACCGACACAACTAGGACGGTTTTTCTCTCTAGGCCGTCCGCAGAGGTTGAAAGGATCTATAACGTAGTAAAGGAGGCTCAATCTATAGCTGAGGAAAGAGTGAGATCTGGAATGAGTGGGGCCGAGGCCGATTCGCTCGCTAGGACAGTGATCTCTCGAGCTGGCCTCGGACAGTTCTTCATTCATAGAACAGGGCACGGGATAGGAATAGACGTGCATGAGCCACCTTACATCTCTAAGGATAACGAGGAACCCCTTGTAGACGGCAACGTGTTCACGGTAGAACCGGGAGTCTACTTGCCAGGGAAATTAGGGGTTAGAATAGAGGACATGGTTATTCTAAGGGGAAGAGCGCAAGTGATGAACTCTCTATCTAAAGAAATCCTTGTTCTCTAG
- a CDS encoding TRASH domain-containing protein, producing MGNNDEVEVSELEQRAIEVLRNDSRIPLRKLAQELNVSRSTAARVISALKKKGIKFTVNVPEPGFVAFVIIESKVSSEAYRAIDGRVVNLIRAKTLEELTEKLGKIKGKRAVIVARQESGFALAGLSCDYCGGKIRGDPLTYRRGRKVFYLCCRTCLSEIRSKYSHRSKNIKTK from the coding sequence ATGGGGAATAATGACGAGGTAGAAGTGAGTGAATTGGAGCAAAGAGCTATCGAGGTTCTCAGGAACGACTCTAGGATACCCTTGAGGAAATTAGCGCAAGAGCTCAACGTGAGTAGATCTACTGCTGCAAGGGTGATTTCAGCGCTCAAAAAGAAAGGAATCAAGTTTACGGTTAACGTTCCAGAGCCAGGCTTTGTTGCATTCGTGATAATCGAGAGCAAGGTCTCTAGCGAGGCCTACAGAGCCATAGACGGGAGGGTGGTCAACTTGATTAGAGCCAAGACGCTAGAAGAACTTACTGAAAAGCTTGGCAAAATAAAGGGAAAAAGGGCAGTGATAGTTGCTAGACAGGAGAGCGGATTCGCACTCGCGGGATTGAGTTGCGACTACTGTGGAGGGAAGATAAGAGGTGACCCCTTGACTTATAGAAGAGGAAGAAAGGTATTTTACTTATGTTGCCGGACTTGCCTATCCGAGATAAGGTCTAAGTACTCCCATAGGTCAAAGAACATTAAAACGAAGTGA
- a CDS encoding YHS domain-containing protein: protein MAQDPVCGMKVDESTNLKTMYRGKLYYFCSPACKSAFQKDPESYLRSGPKGMPHG from the coding sequence ATGGCCCAAGATCCGGTATGTGGTATGAAAGTAGACGAATCCACTAACCTCAAGACCATGTACAGGGGAAAATTGTACTACTTCTGTTCTCCGGCCTGTAAATCCGCGTTTCAGAAGGATCCAGAAAGTTACCTGAGAAGTGGACCTAAGGGGATGCCACATGGGTGA
- a CDS encoding heavy metal translocating P-type ATPase → MSLRLKHQEQLQIVGMHCATCAITVRKAIVSTPGVEEAEVNLASGEAKVILAGGSLKDVVKSVRRSGYDVILGTASFLIDVRPEEFGKVRQRIEEMEGVVLATISATGVVRVEYNPYSTSASEIERELTKMGFKVERAGQLRVAKAEVEFRSLLQRLLVASIFTALVLALRGLPITSILSSAVVVFYAGIGFHKGALRALRNRSANMDTLVSLSSLILWAFSSVSLLLNHLRPSIYYFDGAAMLVTFILVGRSLESYLKFKSSEEVPSMVRLKARKLNGELEEEVDTTELNVGDLVAVKSGERVPVDGVVNYGEGEVEESLLTGESKPVLKRVGDPVLAGAMLVNGYLQVRVTRSPERGYLAQVVRAVREAQAARLPVQDLVDKVSAYFVPLVMAASLLAFSVWYFLLGTGLVQSILIAVSVLAAACPCALGLATPLAVLSSINRATRKGIVIRRGEALQSLREVKAIVFDKTGTLTEGKLKVIKVNELIPGSAEMAAAAEERSSHPVAKAIASLRRTTHEVTDFEEFPGQGVYAKVDGVDVIVGRRDFIQSNADGEPLEDGDVLYALNGRIAGSFTVRDSLRADALDTLGRLLSRGIRVVVATGDSKGVDINGVEVHTGLLPEEKVELVRRLKSSGKVAFVGDGINDAAAMAEADVGIAFSSGTDLAKKAGDVIVPNLHSVLELFRLSERTLRKVKQNLTWAFGYNALLLPLAAGILYPELWLPPQYSALAMSMSSVIVSLWSFL, encoded by the coding sequence TTGTCTCTGAGGTTGAAACATCAAGAGCAACTGCAGATAGTAGGGATGCATTGTGCCACATGCGCCATTACAGTACGGAAGGCTATAGTTTCGACTCCTGGAGTAGAAGAGGCGGAAGTTAACTTAGCTTCTGGCGAGGCTAAAGTGATTCTAGCAGGAGGTTCGCTGAAGGACGTTGTAAAGAGCGTAAGAAGGTCTGGTTACGATGTGATACTGGGAACAGCGTCCTTCCTCATAGATGTTAGGCCGGAGGAATTCGGTAAGGTGAGACAGCGAATAGAGGAAATGGAAGGAGTGGTATTGGCGACGATCTCAGCAACAGGTGTGGTGAGAGTTGAATACAACCCCTATTCGACTTCGGCTTCAGAGATAGAGAGAGAGCTAACCAAGATGGGTTTTAAGGTGGAACGGGCAGGACAGTTGAGAGTTGCCAAGGCTGAGGTAGAGTTTAGATCACTCCTTCAGCGGCTTCTGGTCGCCTCGATCTTCACTGCTTTGGTGTTGGCACTGCGAGGCCTTCCCATCACATCTATATTGAGCAGCGCGGTAGTAGTATTTTATGCAGGAATCGGGTTTCATAAAGGTGCACTAAGGGCACTAAGGAACAGAAGCGCTAACATGGACACCCTTGTTTCCTTATCGTCCCTTATTCTTTGGGCCTTCAGTTCAGTCTCACTTCTACTAAATCATTTGCGACCTTCCATATACTACTTCGACGGGGCGGCCATGTTAGTTACGTTCATCCTCGTAGGAAGAAGCCTGGAGTCTTATCTTAAGTTCAAATCCTCAGAGGAAGTTCCCTCCATGGTTAGGCTGAAGGCAAGAAAGCTGAACGGTGAGTTGGAGGAAGAGGTGGACACGACTGAGTTGAACGTTGGAGATTTGGTCGCAGTGAAGTCTGGGGAGAGAGTTCCAGTGGACGGAGTGGTCAACTATGGTGAAGGAGAGGTAGAGGAGTCCCTATTGACGGGTGAGTCTAAACCTGTGTTGAAGCGTGTCGGAGACCCGGTCTTAGCTGGAGCTATGCTAGTCAACGGCTATCTTCAAGTACGTGTTACGCGCAGTCCAGAGCGGGGCTACTTGGCTCAAGTTGTGAGAGCAGTGAGAGAGGCCCAAGCGGCTAGGTTACCAGTACAAGACTTGGTGGATAAAGTGTCGGCCTACTTCGTTCCATTGGTTATGGCGGCGTCTCTACTAGCCTTCTCTGTTTGGTACTTCCTTCTGGGGACGGGGTTAGTTCAATCGATCCTGATAGCGGTCTCTGTCCTGGCCGCGGCCTGTCCTTGTGCGCTAGGATTGGCAACCCCTTTGGCGGTTCTAAGCTCGATTAACAGGGCCACCAGAAAGGGGATTGTTATAAGGAGGGGAGAGGCTCTACAGAGCCTACGTGAAGTAAAGGCGATAGTCTTCGATAAGACGGGAACGCTTACTGAGGGGAAGCTGAAAGTGATAAAGGTGAACGAGCTCATTCCTGGTTCCGCGGAAATGGCGGCTGCAGCTGAGGAGCGTAGCTCGCATCCAGTAGCAAAGGCTATAGCATCCCTTCGCAGGACTACCCATGAGGTCACAGACTTCGAAGAGTTCCCAGGCCAGGGAGTTTATGCCAAGGTAGACGGAGTGGACGTGATAGTAGGAAGAAGGGACTTCATTCAGTCCAACGCAGATGGGGAACCGCTTGAGGATGGAGATGTTTTATACGCCTTAAATGGAAGGATAGCAGGCTCATTTACCGTAAGGGATTCCCTGAGAGCCGATGCACTAGATACCTTAGGGCGTCTACTATCTCGCGGAATTAGGGTAGTTGTTGCAACAGGGGACAGTAAAGGTGTAGACATAAACGGCGTCGAAGTCCATACTGGTCTTCTCCCTGAGGAGAAGGTCGAACTGGTGAGGAGGTTGAAGTCGTCGGGCAAGGTGGCCTTCGTGGGCGACGGGATTAACGACGCCGCCGCTATGGCGGAGGCCGACGTTGGGATAGCGTTCTCCAGTGGAACCGATCTCGCAAAGAAAGCTGGAGACGTAATTGTTCCTAATCTTCACTCTGTTCTTGAACTCTTTAGACTTTCCGAGAGGACCTTGAGGAAGGTTAAACAGAACTTAACGTGGGCATTTGGTTACAACGCCCTCCTTCTTCCCTTAGCAGCTGGGATCCTATACCCCGAGCTGTGGCTTCCTCCACAGTACTCGGCCTTAGCCATGTCTATGAGTAGCGTGATAGTGAGTCTCTGGTCTTTTCTGTAG
- a CDS encoding MogA/MoaB family molybdenum cofactor biosynthesis protein translates to MASRKEHSERGPKEIGFYVVTISSSRYRKMVNKEPIVDESGDLIKQLVIESGHKVVGYSLVPDSKVKILRALLDALEGEGVDVVVTSGGTGYSPTDLTYEVVRSIFDKEIIGFSDVFRSVSYSDPDVRAAAYLTRATAGIVEGKIVYALPGSPQAVKLAMRELVLPEVGHLLGLLKT, encoded by the coding sequence ATGGCCTCTAGGAAGGAACATTCGGAGAGAGGTCCCAAGGAAATCGGATTCTACGTCGTCACTATCAGCAGCTCGAGGTATAGGAAAATGGTGAATAAGGAGCCGATAGTGGATGAGTCGGGCGACCTAATAAAACAACTAGTCATAGAATCTGGTCACAAAGTGGTTGGTTATTCCTTAGTGCCAGACTCCAAAGTTAAAATATTAAGAGCCCTACTCGACGCGTTGGAGGGTGAGGGTGTGGACGTTGTAGTTACCTCAGGTGGAACTGGCTATAGCCCCACTGATCTCACTTACGAGGTGGTTAGGTCGATTTTCGACAAGGAAATAATAGGTTTCTCTGACGTCTTCAGGTCGGTTAGTTACAGCGACCCTGACGTCAGGGCGGCGGCGTACCTAACAAGAGCTACAGCGGGCATTGTAGAGGGGAAGATAGTCTATGCCCTCCCGGGGTCGCCTCAAGCGGTTAAACTAGCTATGCGAGAGCTGGTTCTACCAGAGGTGGGCCACTTACTAGGACTTCTTAAGACGTAA